One window of Actinomycetota bacterium genomic DNA carries:
- a CDS encoding STAS domain-containing protein, with amino-acid sequence MKETGDIFFRTKVREVAGIPVIELEGEVDLSTSPAFKEEVYKVIESGKRDVVIDLDGLDFMDSTGLGVLVAVLKKTSVEGGSVRLVCSKRSILKVFSITGLDKVFAIYDNLQRCLDG; translated from the coding sequence TTGAAGGAAACGGGGGATATCTTTTTTCGCACGAAGGTCAGGGAGGTAGCGGGAATACCGGTCATCGAGCTGGAAGGCGAGGTGGACCTCTCCACTTCGCCCGCGTTCAAGGAAGAGGTATACAAGGTCATAGAGTCGGGCAAGCGCGACGTGGTCATCGACCTGGACGGCCTGGATTTCATGGATTCCACCGGCCTGGGAGTGCTGGTGGCGGTGCTCAAGAAGACAAGCGTGGAGGGAGGCAGCGTGCGCCTGGTGTGCAGCAAGCGCAGCATCCTCAAGGTCTTCAGCATCACCGGCCTGGACAAAGTCTTCGCCATTTACGATAATCTGCAGCGGTGCCTGGACGGTTGA